CGTGGGCCGGCGGGTGTTCCTCGGGATGGTGGGATTGGGTGGGGTCGGGGTGCTGGTGGGCTCCTACCTGCAGCGGGGCGTGGGCGCCGCCGTGCGCAGCATCTCCCCCGTGGCGGGAACGGGTTTCGGCGCCCTGATCCCGGGAGCCGACCGGTTTCGGATCTACTCGGTGACGCCGGGATTGCCGTCGATACCGGCGGCTTCCTACCGGTTGAAGGTCACCGGCCTGGTCGACCAGCCGTTGGACCTCACCCTGGCCGATCTCGAGGCCATGCCCCGGACCAAGCTCGTCAAGGACTTCCAGTGCGTCACGGGCTGGCGCGTGCCCGGGGTGCGCTGGGACGGCGTGCAGCTGTCCCACCTCCTCGACACGGCGGGAGTGCGACCCGGTGCCACCGCGCTGGCGTTCGACTCCTACGACGGCGTCTACACCGAGAGCCTCACCATGGACCAGGCCCGGCGTCCCGACGTCATGGTGGCCTACCGGTTCGAGAACGGCCCGATCTCGAGCGACCACGGCGGCCCGGCCCGGCTCTACGTGGCGCCGATGTACGGCTACAAGTCGGCCAAGTGGCTGTCCGGCATCCGGGTGGTGAACCAGGTCGAGCCCGGCTACTGGGAGCAGGAGGGCTACGACGTCGACGGGTGGGTCGGACGCTCGAACGGCCGCAGTGACCAGCCGATCGGCTGACGATCTGGCGCGCTTCGACCTGCTCGAGCGCATCCTGCACTGGACGACGGCGGCGATGTTCGCGGTGCTGATGCTGACGGCCGTGCCGCTCTACCTCGGCTCGGTCTCCTCGATCATCGGCCGGCGGGCGCTGGTGGCCGACATCCACACGTGGACCGGCGTGGCCCTGCCGGCGCCGCTGGTGGCGTCACTCGTCGGGCCCTGGGGCCGGCGCCTGCGGGCCGACGTCCGCCGCTTCTCCCGGTGGAGCGATCAGGAGCTGCGGTGGCTGCGCACGCTCGGGCGTCAGGGCGTCACGCGGATGGGGAAGTTCAACCCGGGCCAGAAGCTCAACGCCGTGTTCGTGGCCGGGTCGATCGTGGTGATGCTCGGGACCGGGGCGATCCTGCGGTGGTTCGGGCCTTTTCCCGTCTCGTGGCGGACCGGCGCCACCTTCGTCCACGACGTCCTGGCCACGGCCATCTTCGTGGTGGTGGCGGGGCACGTCACCTTTGCCCTGACCCATCGCGACGCCCTCAAGTCGATGTTCACCGGCCGGATCAGCAGGCGCTGGGCCCGCCGCCACGCCCCCGCCTGGCTCGACGAGGTCCACGACGGCGGGGATCGGAAGAACGGCGCCGTTCCCGCCGAGCGGGCCGCTCAGATCCCCCGGGGCAGGCGGGAGCTGTCCCAGCCCAGCAGGGCCACGGCGCAGCGGAAGGCGTAGCGGTCGGTCATCCCCCCGACGTAGGTGACGGCGCGCCGCACTGCGTCCGCGGTCCCCGCCGGCGCGTGGTCGGCATCGGGGATGAGGTTCGGACGGTCCGAGAAGCAGTCCACCAGGGCGCGCAGGACCTCGACCACCAGCTGGGCCTGGGCCCGCGACGCGGGCCGGAGGTAGATGTGCTCGTAGTTGAACGCCCGTAGGGCGGCCAGCGCCTCGGCGCGGGGCTCGGACATCCCGACCACGCCGGTGGTCGTGATGGTCTCGACGAGGTCGGTGACGAACGTGCGCAGCTGCTGTGAGCGGGTGCGGCCGCACTGCTCGGTCACGACGGCAGGCAGCATGTCCGTGGTGACGATCCCGGCCCGGGCCGCGTCCTCGAGATCGTGGGCGCTGTAGGCGCACCGGTCCGCCCACGAGACGACCTCGGCCTCGGGCGTGGCCGGCGCCGGCCGGGACCAGCTGTGGTTGCGG
Above is a genomic segment from Acidimicrobiales bacterium containing:
- a CDS encoding molybdopterin-dependent oxidoreductase, with translation MTATPTAARSETVPVGRRVFLGMVGLGGVGVLVGSYLQRGVGAAVRSISPVAGTGFGALIPGADRFRIYSVTPGLPSIPAASYRLKVTGLVDQPLDLTLADLEAMPRTKLVKDFQCVTGWRVPGVRWDGVQLSHLLDTAGVRPGATALAFDSYDGVYTESLTMDQARRPDVMVAYRFENGPISSDHGGPARLYVAPMYGYKSAKWLSGIRVVNQVEPGYWEQEGYDVDGWVGRSNGRSDQPIG
- a CDS encoding cytochrome b/b6 domain-containing protein, producing the protein MTSRSADDLARFDLLERILHWTTAAMFAVLMLTAVPLYLGSVSSIIGRRALVADIHTWTGVALPAPLVASLVGPWGRRLRADVRRFSRWSDQELRWLRTLGRQGVTRMGKFNPGQKLNAVFVAGSIVVMLGTGAILRWFGPFPVSWRTGATFVHDVLATAIFVVVAGHVTFALTHRDALKSMFTGRISRRWARRHAPAWLDEVHDGGDRKNGAVPAERAAQIPRGRRELSQPSRATAQRKA
- a CDS encoding HD domain-containing protein, which translates into the protein PDDHQRTRLTHALEVAQVAVAVARGCGLNTALTEAIALGHDCGHGPGGHASEDALSVFLEERFDHAVWGADVVLAPLNLTDQVLDGVRNHSWSRPAPATPEAEVVSWADRCAYSAHDLEDAARAGIVTTDMLPAVVTEQCGRTRSQQLRTFVTDLVETITTTGVVGMSEPRAEALAALRAFNYEHIYLRPASRAQAQLVVEVLRALVDCFSDRPNLIPDADHAPAGTADAVRRAVTYVGGMTDRYAFRCAVALLGWDSSRLPRGI